AAAGAAAATATTTAATTACGCTAGCGTGTTTATTATGCTGATTGAGTTTGTTGATGGTGTTGAACTGTCGGACGTTGGCGATTTCAATGAAAGCATTCGTGCTGAAATTCATACTAAGATGAATGAATTGCACCAACATAATATGGTTTCTGGCGATCCCCATAAAGGCAATTTCATTTTATCACCAGATGGGATAAGAATTATCGATTTATCAGGCAAAGCGTGTAATGCAAAACGTAAAGCCAAAGATAGAATTGATATGGAAAGGCATCTTAATATTGATAATACCGTTAATGACTTTGCTTATTTTTCCGTTGTCTATAAGAACATTTTACGTCAAAAAATAAAATCATTTAAAGCAAAAATAAAAATGTTTTTAGGATTAAAAAAACGTAAGGCCTGAGTTAATTTTATGAATCATCCTCGATACATTTCAAGAAATGATGTAGATATGCTAATGAAAGAGAA
This is a stretch of genomic DNA from Hafnia alvei. It encodes these proteins:
- the rfaY gene encoding lipopolysaccharide core heptose(II) kinase RfaY, giving the protein MIVSKKIKNLKVYIKDNNEIYENIFRDFLNNNLDVIKVFRSIEDTKVSLINTPHGKFVFKVFAPQEKKAERFFKSFVKGDYYLNLLLQTDRVRNEGVTFPNDFYLLAEKKIFNYASVFIMLIEFVDGVELSDVGDFNESIRAEIHTKMNELHQHNMVSGDPHKGNFILSPDGIRIIDLSGKACNAKRKAKDRIDMERHLNIDNTVNDFAYFSVVYKNILRQKIKSFKAKIKMFLGLKKRKA